A window of the bacterium genome harbors these coding sequences:
- a CDS encoding S8 family serine peptidase, which yields MDRWFASRNYSWHDYHGHETIMAGLVGAIVDEEFGIAGINSESSILISKIWHRGPDWRDFLSAWVPAVTAISNYEPSINKILLLAWATPPLDDPITDCETALGPYPTAYEDAILYGLEHNVLFVFPTGRSTFYEDIGFPAFFAGCGRNSGYENGYPNVLAVASYTSQGDFAQGSPGSEFMTLRGPGGVDRCHSPDYSPPFNNSDIRCATETSSAADCPRGGALNELISHGCQTWDWSWVGGSSAAAANVAGLASLVWSSAPDLTATEICNAIKMTCFNPALGSQGYRGHTNSWGWGAPNSLAAILVAPSAEPADVALLGCLMIDNTIDLSGDGIPLVINRKFKASHAVEIRADVLPLRLRISSQGAIVVPRHGRLDIMLSDDPSASLEIEIEPGGRIVVEDGGQITAISESPANPIRFVGVDSSPENAWRGIYLNGGENVFENCVFENASVAIRASASSDSLTNCQFNDCGIAVAAMNAVVNLTDCSINGGGYGVLAACDSRVTLTNCTIRLASRSGLWLNGFSSCVLDRTIFEENGDTPNNTYFYGGIRNTFGTLTLHCVISRDNYGPGLSALGGHTRMAPATNETGKNTFVNNRPPESQPRAQIYFDNAQFQLCNGRNKVCGPDGWQIMDATPTWHDVTNNYWCDVHLYPAAYENNGDDIAAQDDRCGLGNLGYCMPTIAAALFDEAWIEENTMLYQEAYDGYKYILETYPESPEAKLCPERMMACENGLGQEWEDRRTYFLEVADTTKDPGLEFEAKASAAWCLVEMEMYEDAQNEFLAMLNEADTDYKYQKAALLDLMVELKQAPWDTIGSLDAAPDEDRLLTVLDRMEAVLNGRTHDAPRVSVPTAYKLYQNYPNPFNPTTVIRFDLPEAARVELTIFNIMGQRVATLADELRQAGSHTVTWNGQTGSGVQAAAGIYVYRLRAGDFVASRKMILLK from the coding sequence ATGGACAGGTGGTTTGCAAGTCGCAACTATTCTTGGCACGACTACCACGGTCATGAGACGATAATGGCGGGTCTTGTTGGTGCAATAGTTGATGAAGAGTTCGGGATCGCGGGAATCAATAGCGAATCCTCAATTCTTATCTCAAAGATATGGCATCGGGGGCCAGACTGGCGTGATTTTCTTAGCGCATGGGTACCGGCTGTTACGGCGATAAGTAATTACGAACCGAGCATCAATAAAATTTTACTTCTGGCATGGGCAACCCCACCACTGGATGATCCCATCACCGACTGCGAAACGGCGCTTGGGCCATATCCTACCGCCTACGAAGACGCAATTCTATATGGACTCGAGCACAACGTCTTATTCGTGTTTCCAACCGGTCGTTCAACGTTCTACGAGGACATCGGCTTTCCCGCCTTTTTCGCGGGTTGCGGAAGAAATTCAGGATACGAGAACGGATATCCCAATGTCCTGGCTGTAGCGTCATATACGTCGCAGGGTGATTTTGCTCAAGGGAGTCCGGGAAGCGAATTTATGACTCTTCGTGGTCCAGGTGGCGTGGACCGTTGCCATTCTCCAGACTACTCCCCTCCTTTCAACAACTCTGACATCCGATGTGCAACCGAGACCTCCTCTGCAGCAGATTGCCCACGTGGAGGAGCGCTGAATGAACTGATCAGCCACGGCTGCCAAACATGGGACTGGAGTTGGGTAGGCGGATCCAGCGCAGCCGCTGCAAATGTAGCAGGACTCGCATCATTGGTCTGGTCATCGGCACCGGATCTGACCGCCACAGAGATCTGCAATGCAATCAAGATGACGTGCTTCAATCCTGCACTTGGCTCTCAAGGATATCGGGGTCATACCAACAGCTGGGGATGGGGAGCTCCCAATTCATTGGCTGCGATTCTTGTCGCTCCCAGCGCGGAACCTGCTGATGTCGCCCTACTGGGATGTCTGATGATAGACAACACCATAGATCTCAGCGGGGATGGGATTCCACTTGTCATCAACCGCAAATTCAAGGCATCTCATGCCGTCGAAATTCGTGCCGATGTGCTTCCTCTTCGCTTGAGAATCTCATCGCAGGGCGCAATCGTTGTTCCTCGTCACGGCCGCTTGGATATTATGTTAAGTGATGATCCATCGGCATCTCTTGAAATCGAGATCGAACCGGGTGGTCGCATCGTTGTGGAAGATGGCGGTCAAATCACTGCAATTTCTGAATCACCGGCAAATCCCATTCGGTTCGTAGGGGTGGATAGCAGTCCCGAGAATGCTTGGCGCGGCATTTACCTAAACGGCGGGGAAAACGTGTTCGAGAACTGCGTGTTCGAGAACGCATCGGTGGCGATTCGGGCGTCGGCGTCGAGTGATTCCCTGACCAACTGTCAGTTCAACGATTGCGGTATTGCCGTGGCCGCGATGAATGCCGTCGTGAACCTCACGGATTGTTCCATCAACGGGGGAGGCTATGGAGTGCTGGCGGCCTGCGATTCCCGCGTCACGCTGACAAATTGCACGATCCGATTGGCCTCCCGATCGGGTTTGTGGCTGAATGGATTTTCATCCTGTGTATTGGACAGAACCATATTCGAAGAGAATGGTGACACTCCCAACAACACCTATTTCTACGGCGGCATCCGCAACACGTTCGGGACCTTGACCCTGCATTGCGTGATCAGCCGCGACAACTACGGACCGGGATTGTCAGCCTTGGGTGGTCACACAAGGATGGCTCCCGCCACCAACGAGACCGGCAAGAACACCTTTGTCAACAATCGGCCTCCCGAAAGCCAACCGCGAGCCCAGATCTATTTCGATAACGCCCAGTTCCAACTGTGCAACGGCCGGAACAAGGTCTGCGGACCGGACGGTTGGCAGATCATGGACGCCACACCTACTTGGCACGACGTCACCAATAACTACTGGTGCGATGTTCACCTGTATCCCGCCGCTTACGAGAACAATGGCGATGATATCGCCGCTCAAGATGACCGGTGTGGTCTCGGCAATCTCGGTTATTGCATGCCCACCATCGCAGCAGCTCTCTTCGACGAGGCTTGGATCGAAGAGAACACGATGCTGTATCAGGAGGCCTACGATGGATACAAGTATATCCTGGAGACCTATCCCGAAAGCCCCGAAGCGAAATTGTGTCCGGAACGCATGATGGCTTGCGAAAACGGACTCGGACAGGAATGGGAAGACCGGCGGACGTACTTCCTTGAGGTGGCCGACACGACCAAAGACCCCGGACTCGAGTTCGAGGCCAAAGCCTCAGCCGCCTGGTGTTTGGTTGAAATGGAGATGTACGAGGACGCGCAGAATGAGTTTCTCGCGATGCTGAACGAAGCCGATACTGACTACAAGTATCAAAAAGCGGCGCTGCTCGATCTGATGGTTGAGCTCAAGCAAGCGCCGTGGGATACGATCGGTAGTCTGGACGCTGCGCCCGATGAAGACCGGTTGCTGACGGTTCTGGATCGCATGGAAGCTGTGCTGAACGGCCGCACACACGATGCACCACGCGTTTCCGTACCCACCGCATACAAGCTCTACCAGAACTACCCGAATCCCTTCAATCCCACCACTGTGATCCGTTTCGATCTGCCGGAAGCGGCGCGCGTCGAGCTGACGATCTTCAACATCATGGGTCAGCGGGTGGCCACGCTGGCCGACGAGCTTCGACAAGCAGGCTCGCATACCGTGACATGGAACGGTCAGACCGGTTCGGGAGTGCAAGCCGCCGCCGGCATCTACGTCTATCGCCTCCGGGCCGGAGACTTCGTGGCCTCGCGCAAGATGATCCTACTCAAGTAG